Proteins encoded in a region of the Rhizobium sp. CC-YZS058 genome:
- a CDS encoding DeoR/GlpR family DNA-binding transcription regulator, whose product MSSDLLSRERQDAIRRRLQETGRVLAGDLARLFGVSEDTVRRDLREMAAAGLCQRVYGGALALPQEQPFSVRIGDSPGRKATLAAKAVTVLKDGMTLFVDAGSTNLAIVRAIPLHLTLTLSTNMPAIAMAALDHPKIDVITIGGRIDRHVGAAIGARAERDLEALRPDLCILGACGLDPKAGLTGLVYEDAEFKRAAAARSGSVLVAATNEKLGLCEPFAIAACGPGLTLVLEGDAPAPLSKAFTETGVHLLHAAAVSQSA is encoded by the coding sequence ATGTCATCCGATCTCTTGTCCCGGGAGCGCCAGGACGCCATTCGCCGCCGCCTTCAGGAAACCGGACGGGTCCTCGCGGGCGATCTGGCCCGGCTCTTCGGCGTGTCCGAGGATACGGTGCGTCGCGATTTGCGGGAGATGGCCGCCGCTGGCCTCTGCCAGCGTGTCTATGGAGGCGCGCTCGCCCTCCCGCAGGAGCAGCCCTTCTCCGTCCGCATCGGCGACTCGCCCGGTCGCAAGGCCACCCTCGCCGCCAAGGCCGTCACCGTTCTGAAGGACGGCATGACGCTCTTCGTGGATGCGGGGTCCACCAATCTTGCCATTGTCCGGGCCATTCCGCTGCATCTGACGCTGACGCTTTCGACCAATATGCCGGCCATCGCCATGGCCGCGCTCGACCATCCGAAAATCGACGTCATCACCATCGGCGGGCGCATCGACCGGCATGTCGGCGCCGCGATCGGCGCTCGCGCGGAGCGCGACCTCGAAGCGCTGCGGCCGGATCTCTGCATTCTGGGCGCCTGCGGCCTCGATCCGAAGGCAGGTCTGACCGGCCTTGTCTACGAGGATGCGGAGTTCAAGCGCGCCGCCGCCGCGCGCAGCGGTTCCGTTCTGGTTGCGGCGACGAACGAGAAGCTCGGTCTTTGCGAGCCCTTCGCCATCGCCGCATGCGGCCCTGGCCTGACGCTGGTGCTGGAGGGCGACGCTCCTGCCCCCCTATCAAAGGCCTTCACAGAAACGGGCGTCCATCTGCTGCATGCCGCTGCAGTGTCACAGAGCGCCTGA
- a CDS encoding MFS transporter has product MTDRNTMAAEAPRSAYMPKTRLAVSLMFLMNGFVVGSWAPKIPVLKDRLMIDEGTVGLLILTFGIGSLVFMPIAGGFISRLGSMPITRSLAVVLAPILLILSLVPNLPLSFVVLFALGGFVGAMDVAMNANAVAVEKQMRRAIMSSCHAYWSLGALIGAALGGPLIAGFGEVAHAAFVMVAGLAVIAVAWPMMLADQPHPEAEKEKLALPMTPLPWLIGIVALFSMVPEGSIIDWSALYMRNELGASTALSGFGFAAFSATMAIMRFAGDHVRDRFGAVKTLRVCTVLALIGMVTAGLAPSSTIAIIGFAIAGIGISNMVPIAFSAAGNMPGLAPGIGLSVVTFMGYSGILFAPSLIGFIAEHTGFSLIFTCIPLLFLVVLALSGLTVHADAAKD; this is encoded by the coding sequence ATGACAGACCGAAATACCATGGCCGCGGAAGCCCCCCGCTCCGCCTACATGCCCAAGACACGGCTTGCCGTGTCGCTGATGTTCCTGATGAACGGCTTCGTCGTTGGAAGCTGGGCGCCGAAGATCCCGGTGCTGAAGGATCGGCTGATGATCGACGAGGGCACGGTGGGTCTGCTGATCCTCACCTTCGGCATCGGCTCTCTCGTCTTCATGCCGATTGCCGGCGGTTTCATCTCTCGCCTGGGCTCCATGCCCATCACCCGCTCGCTCGCCGTTGTTCTGGCGCCGATCCTGCTGATCCTCAGCCTCGTGCCCAATCTGCCGCTCTCCTTCGTCGTGCTCTTCGCGCTCGGCGGCTTCGTCGGCGCCATGGATGTGGCGATGAATGCCAACGCGGTCGCGGTCGAGAAGCAGATGCGCCGCGCCATCATGTCGTCCTGCCATGCCTATTGGAGCCTGGGCGCGCTGATCGGCGCGGCGCTGGGCGGCCCGTTGATCGCCGGTTTCGGCGAGGTGGCGCATGCGGCCTTCGTCATGGTCGCCGGCTTGGCGGTGATCGCAGTCGCCTGGCCGATGATGCTTGCCGACCAGCCGCATCCCGAGGCGGAGAAGGAGAAGCTCGCGCTGCCCATGACGCCCCTTCCCTGGCTGATCGGCATCGTCGCGCTGTTCTCCATGGTACCGGAAGGCTCGATCATCGACTGGAGCGCGCTCTACATGCGCAACGAGCTCGGCGCTTCCACGGCGCTGTCCGGCTTCGGCTTCGCCGCCTTCTCGGCCACCATGGCCATCATGCGTTTTGCCGGCGACCACGTGCGCGACCGGTTCGGCGCCGTGAAGACGCTGCGGGTGTGCACGGTTCTCGCCCTGATCGGCATGGTGACGGCGGGACTCGCGCCCTCCTCGACCATCGCCATCATCGGCTTTGCCATTGCCGGCATCGGCATTTCCAACATGGTGCCGATCGCCTTTTCCGCCGCCGGCAACATGCCGGGGCTGGCACCGGGAATCGGCCTCTCCGTCGTCACCTTCATGGGCTATTCCGGCATCCTGTTCGCGCCGTCGCTGATCGGCTTCATCGCCGAACATACCGGCTTCTCGCTGATCTTCACCTGCATTCCGCTGCTCTTCCTGGTGGTGCTGGCGCTCTCGGGTCTTACCGTTCACGCGGACGCCGCCAAGGACTGA
- a CDS encoding LrgB family protein — MAAGDSGLWVYLAATPLFWLTATLTAWIAATAIARRCSGHPLVNPVLISVVLVGLVLVGAGIDYATYFQGAQFIHFLLGPATVALAVPLVRQARLVAQNLLPMLAALAAGSVTAVLSVLACGWAFGFPPSVVISMAPKSSTAGVAMAISEGLGGDPGLTAVFVIFTGITGAVIVTGLMNRMRITDYAARGFAAGLASHGIGTARAFQVDPVAGLFAGIAMALNAVVTALIVPLFL, encoded by the coding sequence ATGGCAGCAGGTGATTCGGGACTCTGGGTCTATCTGGCAGCCACGCCGCTCTTCTGGCTGACGGCAACGCTGACCGCCTGGATCGCCGCGACCGCGATCGCCAGGCGCTGCAGCGGACATCCGCTCGTCAATCCCGTGCTGATCTCGGTGGTGCTGGTCGGGCTGGTGCTGGTCGGCGCCGGCATCGACTACGCGACCTATTTTCAAGGCGCGCAGTTCATCCATTTCCTGCTCGGGCCGGCCACGGTGGCGCTCGCCGTGCCACTCGTGCGTCAGGCGCGGCTGGTGGCGCAGAACCTGCTGCCGATGCTGGCCGCGCTTGCGGCAGGCAGCGTCACGGCGGTGCTCTCGGTGCTTGCCTGCGGCTGGGCCTTCGGCTTCCCACCGTCGGTGGTCATTTCCATGGCGCCGAAGTCCTCGACCGCCGGCGTCGCCATGGCGATTTCAGAGGGGCTCGGCGGCGATCCGGGGCTGACGGCGGTCTTCGTGATCTTCACCGGCATTACCGGGGCCGTGATCGTCACCGGCCTGATGAACCGCATGCGGATCACCGATTATGCCGCTCGCGGTTTTGCCGCCGGCCTCGCCTCGCACGGCATCGGCACCGCGCGCGCCTTCCAGGTGGATCCCGTCGCCGGTCTCTTCGCTGGCATCGCCATGGCCCTGAATGCCGTGGTGACCGCGCTCATCGTACCGCTGTTTCTCTAA
- the leuD gene encoding 3-isopropylmalate dehydratase small subunit, whose protein sequence is MDKFVKLTGVAAPLPVVNIDTDMIIPKDYLKTIKRTGLGTGLFAEARYNEDGTPNESFVLNKPAYQNAKILVAGDNFGCGSSREHAPWALLDFGIRCVISTSFADIFYNNCFKNGILPVVVSPENLDKLMDDASRGANAVLTVDLEAQEITGPDGGKISFEIDAFKRHCMLNGLDDIGLTMEKAPSITSFEQKIAETRPWA, encoded by the coding sequence ATGGATAAGTTCGTCAAGCTCACCGGCGTTGCCGCGCCGCTCCCCGTCGTCAATATCGACACGGACATGATCATTCCGAAGGATTACCTGAAGACGATCAAGCGCACCGGGCTCGGCACCGGCCTTTTCGCCGAAGCGCGCTACAACGAGGACGGTACGCCGAACGAAAGCTTCGTGCTGAACAAGCCGGCCTATCAGAACGCCAAGATCCTGGTGGCGGGCGACAATTTCGGCTGCGGCTCCTCGCGCGAACACGCGCCCTGGGCGCTGCTCGACTTCGGCATTCGCTGCGTGATCTCCACTTCCTTTGCCGACATCTTCTACAACAACTGCTTCAAGAACGGCATTCTGCCGGTTGTCGTCAGCCCGGAAAACCTGGACAAGCTGATGGATGACGCCAGCCGCGGCGCGAACGCGGTCCTGACGGTCGATCTGGAAGCCCAGGAAATCACCGGTCCGGACGGCGGCAAGATCTCCTTCGAGATCGACGCCTTCAAGCGCCATTGCATGCTGAACGGCCTCGACGATATCGGCCTGACGATGGAGAAGGCTCCGTCGATCACGAGCTTCGAGCAGAAGATCGCCGAAACCCGTCCCTGGGCCTGA
- a CDS encoding CidA/LrgA family protein — protein sequence MIEGIAWLLGFQLIGEVLSYAGGRHVPGPVIGLALLALALVLLKRRRLGQRMEARSGQVADGLLANLGVLFVPAGVGIIQHLDLVRAFGLPILAAILLTTVATLVVTVWVFLLVKRAEQRWRRK from the coding sequence ATGATCGAAGGAATTGCATGGCTGCTTGGCTTTCAGCTGATCGGCGAGGTTCTCTCCTATGCGGGCGGGCGCCATGTGCCCGGTCCGGTGATCGGCCTGGCGCTGTTGGCGCTGGCCCTGGTCCTCCTCAAGCGGCGCCGGCTCGGTCAGCGGATGGAGGCGCGCAGCGGTCAGGTCGCCGACGGGCTGCTTGCCAATCTCGGCGTGCTCTTCGTACCGGCCGGTGTCGGCATCATCCAGCATCTCGATCTCGTCCGCGCTTTCGGACTGCCGATTCTGGCCGCGATCCTGCTCACCACAGTGGCGACCCTCGTCGTGACCGTCTGGGTCTTCCTTCTGGTCAAGAGGGCCGAGCAGCGCTGGAGGCGGAAATGA
- a CDS encoding glucan ABC transporter ATP-binding protein/ permease, producing MSLFQIYARALSYLAVHKMRVSAIVIANIILAAITIAEPILFGRIINAISTQTSVTSDLILWATLALFNTVAFVLVAREADRLAHTRRSTLITEAFGRIISMPLSWHSQRGTSNALHTLLRACETLFGLWLEFMREHLSTAVALMLLVPTAFAMDYRLSLVLVVLGTLYVVIGKVVMAKTKDGQAAVEGHYHTVFGHVSDAISNVSVVHSYNRIEAETRELKAYTQRLMSAQLPVLDWWALASGLNRIASALSMMTILVIGALLVQRGELGVGEVVAFIGFANLLIGRLDQMKNFVNQIFEARAKLEDFFRLEDSVKDREEPADTAALDQVAGDVEFRDLTYHFPGTTDGLHGINFKVKAGQTIAIVGPTGSGKTTLINMLQRVHEPTAGQVLIDGVDVSTVTRKSLRSSIATVFQDAGLLNRSIADNIRLGREDATLDDVKQAAEAAAASGFIESRDTGYDTRVGERGNRLSGGERQRIAIARAILKNAPILVLDEATSALDVETENRVKDAIDNLRKDRTTFIIAHRLSTVREADMVVFMDHGRIVEMGGFDELSQSNGRFAALLRASGILTDEDVRRAHAAAA from the coding sequence GTGTCACTGTTCCAGATCTATGCGAGAGCCCTGAGTTATCTCGCCGTTCACAAGATGCGGGTCTCCGCGATCGTGATCGCCAACATCATCCTGGCGGCTATCACCATCGCCGAGCCGATCCTGTTCGGCCGGATCATCAACGCGATCTCGACCCAGACCTCCGTTACCTCCGACCTGATCCTCTGGGCGACGCTCGCTCTGTTCAACACCGTGGCCTTCGTTCTGGTCGCCCGCGAGGCGGACCGGTTGGCGCATACGCGTCGGTCGACCCTGATCACCGAAGCCTTCGGCCGCATCATCTCCATGCCGCTTTCCTGGCACAGCCAGCGCGGGACCTCCAACGCGCTGCACACCCTGCTGCGCGCTTGCGAAACGCTGTTCGGCCTCTGGCTCGAATTCATGCGCGAACATCTTTCGACCGCCGTGGCGCTGATGCTGCTGGTGCCGACCGCCTTTGCGATGGACTATCGCCTGTCGCTGGTTCTCGTCGTCCTCGGCACGCTCTATGTCGTCATCGGCAAGGTCGTCATGGCAAAGACCAAGGACGGCCAAGCCGCCGTCGAGGGTCATTATCACACCGTCTTCGGCCATGTGTCGGATGCCATCAGCAACGTGTCGGTCGTGCACAGCTACAACCGCATCGAGGCGGAAACCCGTGAGCTCAAGGCCTATACGCAGCGCCTGATGTCGGCCCAGCTGCCGGTGCTCGACTGGTGGGCTCTGGCCAGCGGCCTGAACCGCATCGCCTCCGCCCTGTCGATGATGACCATCCTCGTCATCGGTGCCCTGCTCGTTCAGCGCGGCGAACTGGGTGTCGGCGAAGTCGTGGCCTTCATCGGCTTTGCAAACCTCCTGATCGGCCGTCTCGACCAGATGAAGAACTTCGTCAACCAGATCTTCGAAGCCCGTGCCAAGCTGGAAGACTTCTTCCGCCTGGAGGACAGCGTCAAGGACCGCGAAGAGCCGGCCGATACTGCCGCTCTGGACCAGGTGGCCGGTGATGTCGAATTCCGCGACCTCACCTACCATTTCCCCGGCACCACGGATGGCCTGCATGGCATCAACTTCAAGGTCAAGGCCGGCCAGACGATCGCGATCGTCGGTCCGACCGGCTCCGGCAAGACCACGCTGATCAACATGCTGCAGCGTGTCCACGAGCCGACCGCCGGCCAGGTGCTGATCGATGGCGTCGATGTCTCCACCGTGACCCGCAAGTCGCTGCGCAGCTCGATCGCCACCGTCTTCCAGGATGCCGGCCTGCTCAACCGGTCGATCGCGGACAATATCCGCCTCGGCCGGGAGGATGCCACGCTGGACGACGTCAAGCAGGCTGCCGAAGCGGCTGCCGCCTCCGGCTTCATCGAAAGCCGCGACACGGGCTACGACACCCGCGTCGGCGAACGCGGCAACCGCCTCTCCGGCGGCGAGCGCCAGCGTATCGCCATCGCCCGGGCGATCCTGAAGAATGCCCCGATCCTCGTGCTCGACGAAGCCACCTCGGCGCTCGATGTCGAGACCGAGAACCGGGTGAAGGATGCGATCGACAATCTGCGCAAGGATCGCACCACCTTCATCATCGCCCACCGCCTGTCGACGGTGCGCGAGGCGGATATGGTGGTCTTCATGGACCACGGCCGCATCGTGGAAATGGGCGGGTTCGACGAACTCAGCCAGTCCAACGGCCGCTTCGCCGCCCTTCTGCGCGCATCGGGCATCTTGACGGACGAAGACGTCCGCCGCGCCCACGCCGCAGCGGCCTAA
- the pyc gene encoding pyruvate carboxylase, producing MPIQKILVANRSEIAIRVFRAADELGLKTVAVWAEEDKLALHRFKADESYQIGRGPHLSRDLGPIESYLSIEEILRVAKLSGADAIHPGYGLLSESPEFVDACKEAGIIFIGPTGDTMRRLGNKVAARNLAIEIGVPVVPATDPLPDDPEEIRRLADEIGYPVMLKASWGGGGRGMRAIRDPKDLLREVTEAKREAMAAFGKDEVYLEKLVERARHVESQILGDTHGNVVHLFERDCSVQRRNQKVVERAPAPYLTEAQRQELAGYSTSIAKATNYIGAGTVEYLMDMDTGKFYFIEVNPRIQVEHTVTEVVTGIDIVKAQIHILDGHAIGTPESGVPRQEEIRLNGNAMQCRITTEDPDQNFIPDYGRITGYRSAAGFGIRLDGGTAYPGAVITRYYDPLLVKVTAWAPTPEEAITRMERALREFRIRGVATNLTFLEAIIRHPKFRDNSYTTRFIDTTPELFQQVKRQDRATKLLTYLADVTVNGHPEAKGRPRPSAEIAKPVVPFIEGPITPGTKQKLDELGPKKFAEWVRGERRVLMTDTTMRDGHQSLLATRMRTYDIARIAGTYARALPQLFSLECWGGATFDVSMRFLTEDPWDRLARIREDAPNLLLQMLLRGANGVGYKNYPDNVVKYFVRQAAQGGIDVFRVFDCLNWVENMRVSMDAVNEENRICEAAICYTGDLLNAARPKYDLKYYTALAAELEAAGAHMIAVKDMAGLLKPAAARVLFKALREATDLPIHFHTHDTSGIAAATVLAAVESGVDVVDAAMDALSGNTSQPCLGSIVEALAGSERDPGLDPEWIRRISFYWEAVRYQYAAFESDLKGPASEVYLHEMPGGQFTNLKEQARSLGLETKWHKVAQAYADANQMFGDIVKVTPSSKVVGDMALMMVSQDLSVADVENPAKDVSFPESVVSMLKGDLGQPPGGWPEALQKKALKGEAAYTERPGSLLPDADLDSERKEIETKLGRAVSDYEFASYLMYPKVFTDFAQASDMYGPVSVLPTPAYFYGLATGEELMPEIEKGKSLVIQHQARSEPDDQAMVKVFFELNGQPRLIKVPDRNRAATTITRRKAEAGAATQLGAPMPGVVSTVAVSAGQSVKAGDVLLSIEAMKMETALHAEKDATIAEVLVKAGDQIDAKDLLIVFA from the coding sequence TTGCCCATTCAGAAAATCCTTGTTGCGAATCGCTCCGAGATCGCAATCCGTGTGTTCCGTGCCGCCGACGAGCTCGGTCTCAAGACCGTCGCCGTCTGGGCAGAGGAAGACAAGCTGGCGCTGCACCGCTTCAAGGCCGACGAGAGCTACCAGATCGGCCGCGGCCCGCATCTTTCGCGCGATCTCGGGCCGATCGAAAGCTATCTCTCGATCGAGGAAATCCTCCGCGTCGCCAAGCTGTCGGGCGCCGACGCCATTCATCCGGGCTATGGCCTTCTTTCGGAAAGCCCGGAATTCGTGGATGCCTGCAAGGAAGCCGGCATCATCTTCATCGGCCCGACGGGCGACACGATGCGCCGGCTCGGCAACAAGGTGGCAGCGCGCAATCTCGCCATCGAAATTGGCGTTCCCGTGGTTCCGGCCACCGATCCCCTCCCCGACGATCCGGAGGAAATCCGCCGGCTCGCCGATGAAATCGGCTATCCGGTCATGCTCAAGGCCTCCTGGGGCGGCGGTGGGCGCGGCATGCGCGCCATCCGCGATCCGAAGGACCTGCTGCGCGAGGTGACGGAAGCCAAGCGCGAGGCAATGGCTGCCTTCGGCAAGGACGAGGTCTATCTCGAAAAGCTGGTGGAACGCGCCCGCCACGTCGAAAGCCAGATCCTGGGCGACACCCATGGCAATGTCGTGCATCTGTTCGAGCGCGACTGTTCGGTCCAGCGCCGCAACCAGAAGGTCGTCGAACGCGCGCCAGCCCCCTATCTGACCGAGGCCCAGCGCCAGGAACTGGCCGGCTATTCGACCAGCATCGCCAAGGCGACCAACTATATCGGCGCCGGCACGGTCGAATATCTGATGGATATGGACACGGGCAAATTCTACTTCATCGAAGTCAACCCGCGCATCCAGGTCGAGCATACGGTGACCGAGGTCGTCACCGGCATCGATATCGTCAAGGCGCAGATCCACATTCTTGACGGCCATGCGATCGGCACGCCGGAAAGCGGCGTTCCGCGCCAGGAAGAGATCCGGCTGAACGGCAATGCCATGCAATGCCGCATCACGACGGAAGATCCCGACCAGAACTTCATTCCCGATTATGGCCGCATCACCGGCTATCGCTCGGCGGCCGGTTTCGGCATCCGCCTGGACGGCGGCACGGCCTATCCGGGCGCGGTGATCACCCGCTATTACGATCCGCTGCTGGTCAAGGTCACGGCCTGGGCGCCGACACCGGAAGAGGCGATCACCCGCATGGAGCGCGCGCTGCGCGAATTCCGCATCCGCGGCGTGGCGACCAACCTTACTTTCCTGGAAGCGATCATCCGCCATCCGAAGTTCCGCGACAACAGCTACACGACGCGCTTCATCGACACGACGCCCGAACTCTTCCAGCAGGTCAAGCGCCAGGACCGCGCGACCAAGCTGCTCACCTATCTCGCCGACGTGACGGTCAACGGCCATCCGGAAGCCAAGGGCCGCCCGCGCCCCTCGGCCGAGATCGCCAAGCCGGTCGTTCCCTTTATCGAAGGGCCGATCACACCTGGCACCAAGCAGAAGCTCGACGAGCTCGGCCCGAAGAAATTCGCCGAATGGGTGCGTGGCGAACGCCGCGTGCTGATGACCGACACCACCATGCGCGACGGCCACCAGTCGCTGCTCGCCACCCGCATGCGGACCTATGACATCGCCCGCATCGCCGGCACCTATGCCCGCGCACTGCCGCAGCTCTTCTCGCTCGAATGCTGGGGCGGGGCCACCTTCGACGTTTCCATGCGCTTCCTGACCGAAGATCCCTGGGACCGTCTGGCCCGGATCCGCGAGGACGCGCCGAACCTGCTTCTGCAGATGCTGCTGCGCGGCGCCAACGGCGTTGGCTACAAGAATTATCCTGACAACGTCGTCAAATATTTCGTGCGCCAGGCCGCGCAGGGCGGCATCGACGTGTTCCGCGTCTTCGACTGCCTGAACTGGGTCGAGAACATGCGCGTCTCCATGGATGCGGTGAACGAAGAGAACCGGATCTGCGAAGCCGCGATCTGCTACACGGGCGATCTGCTCAATGCCGCGCGCCCGAAATACGACCTGAAATACTACACCGCGCTGGCTGCCGAGCTGGAAGCCGCCGGCGCGCATATGATCGCGGTCAAGGACATGGCCGGGCTTCTGAAGCCGGCTGCGGCCCGCGTGCTCTTCAAGGCGCTGCGGGAAGCGACCGATCTGCCCATCCATTTCCACACGCACGACACCTCCGGCATTGCCGCGGCCACCGTTCTGGCGGCGGTCGAGTCCGGCGTCGATGTGGTCGATGCCGCCATGGATGCGCTGTCCGGCAACACCTCGCAGCCCTGCCTCGGCTCGATCGTCGAGGCGCTGGCCGGCTCGGAGCGCGACCCGGGGCTCGACCCGGAATGGATCCGCCGCATCTCCTTCTACTGGGAAGCGGTGCGCTACCAATATGCGGCCTTCGAAAGCGACCTGAAGGGTCCGGCCTCGGAGGTCTATCTGCACGAGATGCCGGGTGGCCAGTTCACGAACTTGAAGGAACAGGCGCGCTCGCTCGGGCTCGAGACCAAGTGGCACAAGGTCGCCCAAGCCTATGCCGATGCCAACCAGATGTTCGGCGATATCGTCAAGGTCACCCCGTCTTCCAAGGTGGTGGGCGATATGGCGCTGATGATGGTGAGCCAGGATCTTTCGGTCGCCGATGTCGAGAACCCGGCCAAGGACGTCTCCTTCCCCGAATCGGTCGTTTCCATGCTGAAGGGCGATCTCGGCCAGCCGCCGGGCGGATGGCCGGAGGCGCTGCAGAAGAAGGCGCTGAAGGGCGAGGCGGCCTATACGGAGCGTCCAGGATCGCTGTTGCCCGACGCCGATCTCGATTCCGAGCGCAAGGAGATCGAGACCAAGCTCGGTCGTGCCGTTTCGGATTATGAGTTCGCCTCCTATCTCATGTATCCGAAGGTCTTCACCGATTTCGCCCAGGCCTCCGACATGTACGGCCCGGTCTCGGTGCTGCCGACGCCTGCTTATTTCTACGGCCTGGCGACCGGCGAGGAGCTGATGCCGGAGATCGAGAAGGGCAAGTCGCTGGTCATCCAGCACCAGGCCCGCAGCGAGCCGGACGACCAGGCCATGGTCAAGGTGTTCTTCGAACTGAACGGCCAGCCGCGGCTGATCAAGGTGCCGGATCGCAACCGTGCCGCCACCACCATCACCCGCCGCAAGGCCGAGGCCGGTGCTGCGACCCAGCTCGGCGCGCCGATGCCGGGCGTGGTCTCGACAGTTGCGGTCTCCGCAGGCCAGAGCGTCAAGGCCGGCGACGTGCTGCTCTCCATCGAAGCGATGAAGATGGAGACGGCGCTGCATGCCGAGAAGGATGCGACGATCGCCGAAGTTCTGGTCAAGGCCGGCGACCAGATCGACGCCAAGGACCTGCTGATCGTTTTCGCCTGA